The Primulina tabacum isolate GXHZ01 chromosome 16, ASM2559414v2, whole genome shotgun sequence genome window below encodes:
- the LOC142530166 gene encoding uncharacterized protein LOC142530166: MADIVKQILAKPIQLADEVIKWSDGASSFRQDCLEIKAKTEKLAGLLRQAARASSDLYERPTRRIIDDTEQVLDKALTLVFKCRANGFRRIFTIIPAAAFRKISQQLENSIGDVSWLLRVSTPADDRDDEYLGLPPIAANEPILCLIWEQIAILCSSTLEERADAAASLVSLARDNDRYGKLIVEEGGVPPLLKLAKEGRQEGQENAARAIGLLGRDPESVEHIVNSGVCQVFAKILKEGHMSVQVVVAWAVSQLAAHHPKCQDHFAQNNTIRLLVSHLAFETIQEHSKYLISKQNMSIHTVVMANSNPNTTKNGDGSSIRHEDEDKKFQHQIMHPMGNESTSHMHNLITNTVAMNSSMNTKGKTNQHSHENNTKPTHKNSKTNQQQQHKHHFALTGNSIKGREFEDPAIKAEMKAMAARALRHLCADNITICRSITESRALLCFAVLLEKGAEEVQYNSAMALMEITAVAERDAELRRSAFKPTTPAAKAVVDQFLRIIEKADSELLIPSIRSIGNLARTFRATETRFIGPLVKLLDDREPEVTSETAIALNKFASSDNFLHINHSKAIISEGGAKHLVPLIYFCEQMVQVPSFVLLCYLALHVPDSETLAQDDVLIVLEWATKQANLMQDKEIETLAYEGKKRLELYQSRGSKGYH, translated from the coding sequence ATGGCGGACATTGTGAAACAAATCCTCGCGAAGCCGATACAATTGGCGGACGAGGTGATAAAATGGTCCGACGGCGCCAGCTCCTTTCGCCAAGATTGCCTGGAAATCAAGGCCAAGACCGAGAAGCTCGCGGGCCTCCTCAGGCAGGCAGCGCGAGCCAGCAGCGATCTCTACGAGCGCCCCACCCGCCGCATCATCGATGACACCGAGCAAGTCCTTGACAAGGCTCTGACCCTCGTTTTCAAGTGTCGTGCCAATGGCTTCAGGCGCATCTTCACCATCATTCCTGCAGCTGCCTTTAGAAAAATCTCTCAACAGCTCGAAAACTCGATCGGGGATGTCTCGTGGCTGCTTCGTGTATCCACCCCAGCTGATGATCGTGATGATGAGTATCTAGGACTCCCGCCGATTGCAGCGAACGAGCCGATTTTGTGCTTGATATGGGAACAGATTGCGATCTTGTGCTCGAGTACGTTGGAGGAGCGTGCGGATGCTGCGGCATCGCTTGTTTCGTTGGCGCGGGATAATGATCGGTATGGAAAATTGATCGTTGAGGAAGGAGGGGTGCCTCCATTGCTGAAATTGGCTAAGGAGGGGAGACAAGAAGGGCAAGAAAATGCAGCTAGAGCCATAGGGTTGCTCGGAAGGGATCCGGAAAGCGTAGAACACATTGTGAATTCAGGAGTTTGTCAAGTGTTTGCGAAAATCCTCAAAGAAGGACATATGAGTGTTCAGGTTGTGGTTGCTTGGGCTGTGTCTCAATTGGCCGCACATCATCCCAAATGCCAGGATCATTTCGCGCAGAACAACACGATTCGGTTGCTTGTTAGCCATCTTGCTTTCGAAACGATTCAAGAACATAGCAAGTATCTAATCAGTAAGCAGAACATGTCGATTCACACGGTTGTGATGGCGAATTCCAACCCAAACACAACCAAGAACGGAGATGGTAGTAGCATTAGGCACGAAGATGAGGATAAGAAGTTTCAACACCAGATCATGCACCCGATGGGGAACGAAAGCACCAGCCATATGCACAATCTTATTACAAACACGGTTGCCATGAATTCGAGCATGAACACCAAAGGCAAAACCAACCAGCATTCTCATGAAAACAACACGAAACCTACCCACAAAAACTCAAAAACTAACCAACAACAGCAGCACAAACACCATTTTGCCTTGACAGGAAACAGCATCAAGGGAAGGGAATTCGAAGATCCTGCAATAAAGGCAGAGATGAAGGCCATGGCAGCTAGAGCTCTACGCCACCTCTGTGCCGATAATATAACCATCTGTCGCAGCATAACCGAATCAAGAGCCCTTCTCTGCTTTGCTGTTCTATTGGAGAAAGGGGCTGAAGAAGTTCAATACAATTCAGCAATGGCACTAATGGAGATCACAGCAGTAGCCGAACGAGATGCGGAACTGAGGCGTTCTGCCTTTAAACCTACTACACCTGCTGCCAAAGCTGTAGTGGACCAGTTCCTAAGAATTATTGAAAAAGCAGACTCTGAACTCCTCATTCCCAGCATCAGGTCCATAGGAAACTTGGCAAGAACTTTTCGTGCAACAGAGACAAGATTCATCGGCCCACTAGTGAAGTTGCTGGATGATAGGGAGCCAGAAGTCACGAGTGAGACGGCCATAGCCCTTAACAAATTCGCCTCAAGTGACAACTTCTTGCATATAAATCACTCCAAGGCCATAATCAGTGAGGGTGGGGCTAAACATCTGGTCCCGTTGATCTACTTTTGTGAGCAAATGGTTCAGGTCCCTTCCTTCGTGTTGCTGTGTTACCTCGCATTGCACGTCCCTGATAGTGAGACATTGGCTCAGGACGACGTGCTGATCGTGCTGGAATGGGCTACAAAGCAAGCGAATCTAATGCAAGACAAAGAAATTGAAACCTTGGCATATGAAGGCAAGAAGAGGTTGGAACTCTACCAGTCTAGAGGATCAAAGGGTTACCATTGA